The DNA window ATGACTACGAACAAGGACCTCCCTGTTGCTCAGGGAGGTCCTTTGTCGTTGTCGTGTTGATTGTCGTTTTCACGTCGGCGTGATGTAGTGCCGCTGAGTTGGCGGGGGATGTCACTGAAGGCCGGCCGTCAATTCGTCAATCCTGCCAACTTGCCGTCCAACGTCGCCTGATCCATTCCCTCGATCGCGACCACCTTCCTCGGCTGGGTGTGCCCCCGGCTGATCTGGATGTGGTCCGGGCGGATGCCCAAAAAGTCGGCCAACACCTTGATCACCGCCTTGTTGGCCTTGCCGTCTTCAGGCGGCGCACTGACCTGCACCTTCACGCCGTCGCCGTACCGGCCGGCCACGCGGTCGCGGCTGGCGCCGGGGACGACTTTGACGTTGAGGGTAGCCATGGGGAAGAGGTGGAGGGGTGGAAGGGTGGATGAGTGGTGCGGTTGGTTTCTGTTGTTCGGTGCCTGACTGCGAGGCAACGTTGACGATTCACCAGGCGACTGCGTCACCCATTCACCCATTCACCTAGCGATCCACCCACCCCTCCGCCTTCCTCCACGTTCTACTTGATCCACCCCAGCGTCTTCATCCATTCCGTCGCCAGCACCGGCCACTTGCTGACCGGGTTCTCCGACGGCCGCAGGCCGTAGCCGTGGCCGCCCTTGGCGAACGTGTGAACCTCCGTCGGCACCTTCACCGCCTTGAGCGCCAGGGCGTACACGTACGCGTTCTCCACCTTGATGCCGTCGTCCTGCGTCTGAATGATGAACGTCGGCGGGGTCTTGTCGGTGACCTTTAGGTCAGCGGCGATCTTCGTCACGTCGGCTTTGTCCACCAGGTACGCGGGGTAGATCAGGAACGCCGCGTCGGGCCGGCAGCTTTCCTTGTCGGCGTCATCGACGGCGGGGTAAGTGCGCTCGGCGAAGTTGTTGCTGACCGATGCCGACAAATGCCCGCCGGCCGAGAAACCCAGCACGCCGACGCGCTTCGGATCGATCTTCCACTCGGCCGCGCGGTGCCGCACGATGCCGATCGCCCGCTGCACGTCCTGCAATGCTGCGGTGTGCTTCTCCAGTCCCTTACGCGACGGCACGCGGTACTTCAGCAGCACGCCGGTCACGCCGACCGAGTTCAGCCATTTGCAGATCTCGGTGCCTTCCAAGTTGTACGCCAGGATGTTGTATCCGCCGCCCGGGCAGACGACGACCGCCGCCCCGGTGTCCTTGTCGGCCGCCGGCTTATAGACGGTGATCGTCGGCTTCGACACGTCGCCCAGACGAATAATGTATTTGTCGGCGGGGATCTTCGGGTCGGGCTTGGTCTTGTCGACTTCCGGGCCGATGTCCCCCTTCTCGCCGGGTGCAACGTCGGGCCAGATCGCGATGGGTTGCGGTTCGGCGACGTCCGCGGCGCGCGAGGTCGTGACAACGCCGGCGAAGGTAAGTAGTGCGACAAGTACGAAGCGTGTTGGGGTTGGCATGCCCACTGGAATACCACGGCGGATAGCCGGCATCAATTTGAAAGCCTCACTGCGCGACCCAGCCGCGATCCGAACGAAGAGAACACGAAGGCGCGAAGGCACGAAGAAGCCACGAAGGATGTCCAGTCAATTGATGGCAATCGGCTTCTGATGCGCAATCCAAAACGAGGCGAGAGCGAAAATGTGTGACCATTCGTTTCGTTTGACTTGATCAACTTCGTGGCTTCTTCGTGCCTTCGCGCCTTCGTGTTCTCTTCGTCTTGGGTGCGCGGGGAGGTATCGTCTGGCCACCATGATGCGCGCCCTCGTCTTCGACCGCTTCCAGGAGCATCCCCAGGTTCGCGAGGTCCCCGATCCGCAGCCCGCGCCCGACGGCGTTGTGATCGCCGTCCGGGCCGCGGGGATCTGCCGCAGCGACTGGCACGGCTGGATGGGCCACGATTCCGACGTCCGCCCGCCTCACGTCCCCGGGCACGAGTTCGCCGGCGTCGTCGCCGAGATCGGTTCGCGCGTCAGCCGCTGGAAGGTCGGCGATCGCGTCACCGTGCCCTTCTGCTGCGGGTGCGGCGTCTGCCCGCAGTGCCTCGCCGGCGACCAGCAGATCTGCGACGACTATTTCCAGCCCGGCTTCACCGCCTGGGGCGCGTTCGCCGAGCGCGTCGCGATCCGCTACGCCGACGTCAATCTCGTCCGCCTGCCCGACGACCTGGGCTTCGTCGAGTCGGCGAGCCTGGGGTGCCGGTTCATCACGTCGTTTCGTGCCGTCGTTACGCAGGGCCGGGTTCGCGCGGGCGAATGGGTCGCCGTCCACGGTTGCGGCGGGGTGGGGCTGTCGGCGGTGCAGATTGCCCGGGCCGCCGGGGCACAGGTGATCGCGGTCGATATCCGTCCCGAATCGCTCGCGCTGGCGGTGTCGCTAGGCGCGACGGCGACGGTCGATGTGTCGCAAACCGCCGACGTCGCACAGGCGATCCGGCAGATCGCCGGCGGCGGGGCACACGTCTCGCTCGATGCCCTGGGCAGCCGAACGACCTGCTGGAACTCGATCGCCTGCCTCCGCAAGCGCGGCCGTCACGTGCAGGTCGGCCTGATGCTCGGCGACCAGCGCGACCCGCCGATCCCCATGGGGCAGGTGATCGGCAAAGAGCTCCAGATCATCGGCAGCCACGGCATGCAGGCTCACGCCTACGGCGACGTGTTCGCGATGCTGCGGACCAGCTCCATCCGCCCGGCGGACCTGGTGAAGCGCACCATCTCTCTCGACGACGCCGCCGAGGCTCTGGTTGCGATGGGAAAGTTCGGCGGGGTGGGCGCGACGGTGATCGATCGATTTGGGTAGCCCCGGGCCGTCGGCGACAGACCAGGATTTTCATCCTTCGTTGCGGTCAAAGCGTGCGCGGCTCCTTTGACAGTTCCCCGCTGGCAAATCGTTCTGTATCCCCGACAATCCCCCCCGTGATCCGAAACGACCGTGGCGACCATTTTCTGCTGATCACCCAGAACGACCACGCCGTCCTCGCCGGCGAGCTGGCGGCGCGGATCGGCAACGCGCGGTTCGACGGGCCCGATCCGCGAGAGCCAACGCTGCTCGGCACCGCGATGCACGATGCCGGCTGGCCGCTGCACGATGACGCCCCGACGCTCAACGCCGGCGGGCTGCCGCTGCACGTCATGGAGATTTCCGCGCCGCTGGCGACACGGGTCTGGAATGAATCCGCTCAAAGGGCTGCCGCGGCCGACTCTTACGCCGGGTTGCTCGTCAGCCTGCACGTGTTCGCGTTGTCGTCGCTGGCCGTGATGAAGCACCAGAACTCGCT is part of the Humisphaera borealis genome and encodes:
- a CDS encoding DUF167 domain-containing protein, translating into MATLNVKVVPGASRDRVAGRYGDGVKVQVSAPPEDGKANKAVIKVLADFLGIRPDHIQISRGHTQPRKVVAIEGMDQATLDGKLAGLTN
- a CDS encoding alpha/beta hydrolase, giving the protein MPTPTRFVLVALLTFAGVVTTSRAADVAEPQPIAIWPDVAPGEKGDIGPEVDKTKPDPKIPADKYIIRLGDVSKPTITVYKPAADKDTGAAVVVCPGGGYNILAYNLEGTEICKWLNSVGVTGVLLKYRVPSRKGLEKHTAALQDVQRAIGIVRHRAAEWKIDPKRVGVLGFSAGGHLSASVSNNFAERTYPAVDDADKESCRPDAAFLIYPAYLVDKADVTKIAADLKVTDKTPPTFIIQTQDDGIKVENAYVYALALKAVKVPTEVHTFAKGGHGYGLRPSENPVSKWPVLATEWMKTLGWIK
- a CDS encoding zinc-dependent alcohol dehydrogenase family protein encodes the protein MRALVFDRFQEHPQVREVPDPQPAPDGVVIAVRAAGICRSDWHGWMGHDSDVRPPHVPGHEFAGVVAEIGSRVSRWKVGDRVTVPFCCGCGVCPQCLAGDQQICDDYFQPGFTAWGAFAERVAIRYADVNLVRLPDDLGFVESASLGCRFITSFRAVVTQGRVRAGEWVAVHGCGGVGLSAVQIARAAGAQVIAVDIRPESLALAVSLGATATVDVSQTADVAQAIRQIAGGGAHVSLDALGSRTTCWNSIACLRKRGRHVQVGLMLGDQRDPPIPMGQVIGKELQIIGSHGMQAHAYGDVFAMLRTSSIRPADLVKRTISLDDAAEALVAMGKFGGVGATVIDRFG